One region of Ornithinibacter aureus genomic DNA includes:
- a CDS encoding SAF domain-containing protein codes for MTRVPRPFPSVTGSGRRAQWRRRVVRRVLSAGLAACAVVLATSAARPAPAPTVMVLVAAREVPAGAVLADGDVRPARVPVEAAQPGAIASPSDALGRRVAAGLVTGEALTASRLVPRAAVDGLPPGRVALHVVAADPASVDLLPVGATARVYPVAGGAPLAVGARVLAVDPLVAPGGVLLAGESAPRGVVLSLTVAEADAVLRGHGALDGPVTVTVVGTG; via the coding sequence ATGACACGCGTCCCTCGTCCCTTCCCCTCCGTCACCGGCTCCGGCCGGCGAGCCCAGTGGCGGCGCCGGGTGGTGCGACGCGTGCTCTCGGCCGGGTTGGCCGCCTGCGCCGTCGTGCTCGCGACGAGCGCGGCCCGGCCTGCACCTGCCCCGACGGTGATGGTGCTCGTGGCTGCCCGCGAGGTCCCTGCGGGTGCCGTGCTGGCCGATGGCGACGTGCGCCCGGCGCGGGTGCCTGTGGAGGCAGCCCAGCCCGGGGCAATCGCGTCACCGTCGGATGCGCTCGGGCGCCGGGTGGCGGCGGGCCTGGTCACGGGCGAGGCGCTGACGGCGAGCCGGTTGGTTCCGCGGGCGGCAGTCGACGGTCTTCCCCCGGGTCGGGTGGCGCTGCACGTGGTGGCGGCCGACCCTGCCTCGGTCGACCTGTTGCCGGTGGGGGCCACCGCTCGGGTCTACCCGGTGGCCGGTGGCGCCCCGCTCGCCGTGGGTGCGCGGGTGCTCGCCGTCGACCCGCTCGTGGCGCCGGGTGGAGTGCTCCTTGCGGGTGAGTCAGCCCCACGCGGTGTCGTGCTGTCGCTGACCGTCGCCGAGGCCGACGCTGTGCTGCGCGGGCACGGCGCCCTCGACGGCCCGGTCACTGTCACCGTCGTCGGCACCGGCTGA
- a CDS encoding FmdB family zinc ribbon protein produces the protein MPTYAYACTECDHRFEAVQSFSDDSLTVCPECEGRLRKVFNAVGIVFKGGGFYRTDSRSGSSVTAGSSSNGSSSASSGDSGSSESSTSGGGSSEGKTAPSAGSSSTGTATKTSSSTASA, from the coding sequence GTGCCCACGTACGCCTACGCGTGCACCGAGTGCGACCACCGTTTCGAGGCGGTGCAGTCGTTCAGTGACGACTCGCTCACCGTGTGCCCAGAGTGCGAGGGCCGCCTGCGCAAGGTCTTCAACGCGGTCGGCATCGTGTTCAAGGGTGGCGGGTTCTACCGCACCGACTCCCGCTCGGGGTCCTCGGTGACGGCGGGCTCGTCCTCGAACGGGTCGTCGAGCGCCTCGTCAGGCGACTCGGGCAGTTCGGAGTCGTCCACCTCGGGTGGTGGCTCGTCGGAGGGCAAGACCGCGCCCTCAGCGGGGTCGTCGTCCACAGGCACCGCGACGAAGACCTCGTCGTCCACAGCCTCGGCCTGA
- a CDS encoding potassium/proton antiporter encodes MPFADGGATSGFDLHDLTLALLVGSIVLVVSVAAVRLSVRSGLPSLLIYLGIGVLLGEGGFGITYDSQQLTQVLGYAALVLILVEGGLTTRWSGIRRSVAPAAVLATVGVGVSIVVVGVAAKLLLGWSWEIAFLVAAVLASTDAAAVFSVLRRVPLPRQISGMLEAESGFNDAPVVLIVTALAASLAPGATPEPWWQVGVIALLELAGGSLIGLAIGYGGARLLRVVATTSSALFAIGVIAVAVLAYAAADVVHASGFIACYLAALVLGNLRLPHRPAVTGFATAIGWLAQIGLFVLLGLLASPSGFDDVLVPALVVGTALLLLGRPLSVIASCTPFGMSWQTQAFLSWAGLRGAVPVVLATVPVTVGAVGVEWIFDLVFVLVVVFTIIQAPTLPWVARKLGVGDGHHQVDLAVDATPLEELGADLLEIDVGPGSKIAGVRVFELRLPVGANVSLAVRGGTSFVPRESDVLRHGDQVLIVAPQAVRDDTEKRLQAVSRGGRLAGW; translated from the coding sequence ATGCCGTTTGCGGACGGTGGTGCCACCTCCGGGTTCGACCTGCACGACCTCACCCTGGCCCTGCTCGTCGGCAGCATCGTGCTCGTCGTCTCGGTCGCGGCCGTGCGGTTGTCGGTGCGCTCGGGCCTGCCGTCGCTGCTCATCTACCTCGGCATCGGGGTGCTGCTCGGCGAGGGCGGCTTCGGCATCACCTACGACTCGCAACAGCTGACCCAGGTGCTCGGCTACGCGGCGCTGGTCCTCATCCTCGTCGAGGGTGGTCTGACGACCCGGTGGTCCGGCATCCGCCGTTCCGTGGCGCCGGCGGCGGTGCTCGCGACGGTCGGGGTCGGGGTCTCGATCGTCGTCGTCGGGGTCGCAGCCAAGCTGCTGCTCGGGTGGTCGTGGGAGATTGCGTTCCTCGTGGCCGCAGTGCTCGCGTCGACGGATGCCGCGGCGGTGTTCTCGGTGCTGCGCCGGGTGCCGCTCCCCCGCCAGATCTCGGGGATGCTCGAGGCGGAGTCGGGGTTCAACGACGCGCCGGTGGTGCTCATCGTCACCGCGCTCGCGGCGTCGCTGGCCCCTGGCGCGACACCCGAACCGTGGTGGCAGGTCGGGGTGATCGCCCTGCTCGAGCTCGCCGGGGGGAGCCTGATCGGGCTCGCGATCGGGTACGGCGGCGCGCGCCTGCTGCGGGTGGTCGCCACCACGTCGTCGGCCCTGTTCGCCATCGGGGTCATCGCGGTGGCGGTGCTGGCCTACGCCGCGGCCGACGTGGTGCACGCCTCGGGGTTCATCGCCTGCTACCTCGCCGCGCTGGTGCTGGGCAACCTGCGCCTGCCCCACCGCCCGGCGGTGACCGGGTTCGCCACGGCGATCGGGTGGTTGGCGCAGATCGGACTCTTCGTGCTGCTCGGGCTCCTCGCCTCGCCGAGCGGGTTCGACGACGTACTCGTGCCCGCTCTGGTGGTGGGCACCGCGCTGCTCCTGCTCGGGCGCCCGTTGTCGGTCATCGCCTCGTGCACCCCGTTCGGGATGTCGTGGCAGACCCAGGCGTTCCTATCGTGGGCGGGGCTGCGGGGGGCGGTGCCGGTCGTGCTGGCCACGGTGCCCGTCACGGTCGGGGCCGTGGGAGTCGAGTGGATCTTCGACCTCGTCTTCGTGCTCGTCGTCGTCTTCACCATCATCCAGGCGCCGACGCTGCCGTGGGTGGCCAGGAAGCTGGGGGTCGGTGACGGGCACCACCAGGTCGACCTGGCCGTCGACGCCACCCCGCTGGAGGAACTCGGAGCCGACCTGCTCGAGATCGACGTCGGGCCCGGGTCGAAGATCGCTGGCGTGCGGGTGTTCGAGCTGCGCCTGCCGGTCGGGGCGAACGTGTCCCTGGCGGTCCGTGGGGGCACGTCGTTCGTGCCCCGCGAGAGCGACGTGCTGCGCCACGGCGACCAGGTACTCATCGTGGCCCCACAGGCGGTGCGGGACGACACCGAGAAGCGCCTTCAGGCAGTGAGCCGTGGCGGGCGCCTGGCCGGGTGGTAG